A part of Ziziphus jujuba cultivar Dongzao chromosome 8, ASM3175591v1 genomic DNA contains:
- the LOC132804917 gene encoding probable disease resistance RPP8-like protein 2 isoform X1, with protein MAEFVLTKLAESVLSQTVERITEHLIHEAASLKSVRDDVVLLQDELESLQGFIKSADAKQHHDQHLQRLVLKVKDVASDAEDVIETYIHKVSSSYIKAFHNKSVLAQVSFVRERIKVIYASMQGYGITSVAAGVDGTSSSMAELQQSLRRSSPNEEDKDLIILDESTRALTEELTKEEDQLRIVSVVGMGGLGKTTLAKKAFKSVKQHFDSATWVFLSQRFVPKDVFIEILTQILGKDKIEKLNALKEHDLIELLKEELKEKRYLVVLDDIWTIAAWDSIKRAFPQGKKGSKLLFTTRNREVATSADPSSSPVEPRVLKVEESWDLLQRKAFPRGGCPPEFKELGMEMAQKCGGLPLAVIVLGGLFSTKSSLDEWKRVLGDAKSYMNKVQSHQQYEGVNGILALSYYDLPYYLKPCFLYLGNFPEDSEMHKRQLVRLWIGEGFIPTTRTREEMKQTLEAVAEGYLEELIHRCMVQVEKRDHKGIGVKTCRMHDLMRDLCISKAREESFAQIIQQQHESNSSTDVSAASSFEHLDGSHSRRLVIHPGVDLCFKKPWACSTLFRKLLVCNNNPSSSSSSSLVESKWVEQQVYPNLRSLLCLGGILSLSTLKSSNFRMLRVLELHFRSRSKIPGGIGNLICLRYLRFQFHDEISLPSSIGNLHNLHILDLSYNHWGLIGSVGMISRLIRLRHLLLPHYMKYNQNDFRIDKLKDIETLKTIPAYVLIRSYDALHKLTNLRSISISFYGNYYNYNDDDVRRVLGSQIVQSGRLTSLQIWIRSTEGGFPSLESLSSCHSLSKLLLYGEMKFQQQQGLIHLPQSLTKLTLAHSEMKHDPMPMLENELPNLRFLMLGWKAYVGSKMVCSAHGFPNLDTLKLSSLEDLREWIVEKGAMPSLKKLGIDWLSELEMIPEGLQFVTSLEELRIDRMRNSFCEKLQGQDYYKVQHIPSIFLNWCH; from the coding sequence ATGGCGGAGTTCGTGTTAACAAAATTAGCAGAGTCCGTCTTGTCCCAAACAGTAGAAAGAATCACTGAGCATCTCATTCATGAAGCTGCTTCCTTGAAGAGTGTGAGGGATGATGTGGTGCTTTTGCAAGATGAATTGGAGTCTCTTCAGGGCTTCATAAAAAGTGCAGATGCCAAGCAACACCATGACCAACACCTCCAACGCTTGGTACTAAAAGTCAAAGATGTAGCTTCTGATGCAGAGGATGTTATTGAGACTTACATCCATAAAGTTTCCTCCTCTTACATCAAAGCTTTCCATAATAAAAGTGTTCTCGCCCAGGTCAGCTTCGTAAGGGAGAGGATCAAAGTCATCTATGCAAGTATGCAGGGTTATGGGATCACATCTGTTGCTGCTGGAGTGGACGGGACGAGTAGTTCAATGGCAGAGCTGCAGCAGAGTTTGAGAAGATCATCCCCAAATGAAGAAGATAAGGATCTTATAATCTTGGATGAAAGCACCAGGGCTTTAACAGAAGAACTGACTAAGGAGGAAGATCAGCTCCGCATTGTCTCGGTAGTGGGCATGGGCGGTTTGGGTAAGACCACTCTTGCCAAGAAAGCGTTTAAAAGTGTTAAACAACATTTTGACTCTGCTACTTGGGTATTTTTATCTCAAAGATTTGTCCCAAAAGATGTTTTCATTGAAATCTTGACCCAGATTTTGGGAAAAGATAAAATAGAGAAATTGAATGCTTTGAAAGAGCATGATCTAATTGAATTGCTTAAGGAAGAGCTCAAAGAGAAGAGGTATCTGGTGGTCCTTGATGACATATGGACGATTGCAGCTTGGGATTCTATAAAACGTGCTTTCCCACAAGGAAAGAAGGGAAGCAAGCTTCTGTTTACCACTCGCAATAGAGAAGTAGCAACATCTGCTGATCCGTCGAGCTCCCCAGTTGAACCTCGTGTTTTGAAAGTGGAAGAGAGTTGGGACCTTCTACAACGAAAAGCATTCCCAAGAGGAGGTTGTCCACCAGAATTTAAGGAGTTGGGAATGGAGATGGCTCAAAAATGTGGAGGACTACCTCTTGCAGTGATTGTACTTGGAGGCTTGTTTAGTACAAAAAGTTCATTGGATGAATGGAAGAGGGTGTTGGGAGACGCAAAGTCATACATGAACAAAGTGCAATCACATCAACAATACGAAGGAGTGAATGGGATATTAGCCTTGAGCTACTATGATCTGCCTTACTACTTGAAGCCCTGTTTTCTATATTTGGGCAACTTCCCAGAGGATTCTGAAATGCACAAAAGACAATTGGTCCGATTATGGATAGGAGAAGGATTTATACCCACAACGAGGACAAGAGAAGAGATGAAACAAACATTGGAAGCTGTAGCAGAAGGATACTTGGAAGAGCTGATCCACAGGTGCATGGTTCAGGTGGAGAAAAGGGACCATAAAGGAATAGGTGTCAAAACATGCCGCATGCATGATCTTATGCGAGACTTGTGTATATCCAAGGCAAGAGAGGAAAGCTTTGCTCAGATTATCCAGCAGCAGCATGAGAGCAACTCGTCTACTGATGTTTCTGCAGCTTCTTCATTTGAGCATTTGGATGGTAGTCATTCTCGAAGACTAGTCATTCATCCTGGTGTTGATCTTTGTTTCAAAAAACCTTGGGCATGCAGCACCCTTTTCAGAAAGCTACTTGTTTGCAATAATAATCcatcttcttcgtcttcttcttcattgGTGGAGTCTAAGTGGGTGGAACAGCAGGTATATCCCAATCTTCGTTCTCTTTTGTGTTTGGGTGGCATTCTTTCTTTATCAACATTAAAATCAAGCAATTTCAGAATGTTGAGGGTGCTGGAACTTCATTTTCGTTCTAGATCTAAAATTCCTGGAGGCATTGGTAATTTAATTTGCTTGAGATATTTGCGTTTCCAGTTTCATGATGAAATAAGTCTGCCATCCTCCATAGGTAATCTGCACAATTTGCACATTCTAGATCTTAGCTATAATCATTGGGGTCTCATAGGATCAGTGGGCATGATATCAAGATTGATCCGTTTGAGACATCTGTTACTTCCTCATTACATGAAGTATAATCAGAATGATTTTCGAATAGATAAACTAAAAGACATTGAGACTCTAAAGACTATACCAGCTTATGTGTTGATTAGATCATATGATGCACTACACAAGTTGACTAATCTTCGAAGCATATCGATATCCTTTTAtggtaattattataattataatgacGATGATGTGAGAAGGGTGTTGGGGTCCCAAATCGTTCAATCAGGCCGCCTAACATCCTTGCAAATATGGATACGCAGCACCGAAGGTGGATTTCCAAGTCTGGAATCACTTTCCTCATGTCATAGTCTCTCTAAATTACTTTTGTATGGGGAGATGAAATTCCAACAACAACAAGGATTAATACATCTTCCACAAAGCCTCACCAAATTGACTCTAGCGCATTCTGAGATGAAGCACGATCCAATGCCAATGTTGGAGAATGAGCTACCAAATTTAAGGTTTCTCATGCTTGGTTGGAAGGCATATGTTGGTTCTAAAATGGTTTGCTCTGCCCATGGATTTCCAAACTTAGACACTCTTAAACTCTCTAGCTTAGAGGATTTAAGAGAGTGGATAGTAGAGAAAGGTGCGATGCCGAGTCTCAAGAAATTAGGAATTGATTGGCTTTCCGAATTAGAGATGATTCCAGAAGGCTTGCAATTTGTGACTTCCCTCGAAGAGTTGAGAATTGATAGGATGAGGAATTCCTTCTGCGAGAAGCTTCAAGGGCAGGATTACTACAAAgtccaacacataccctctatCTTTTTAAACTGGTGTCACTGA
- the LOC132804917 gene encoding putative disease resistance protein At1g50180 isoform X2: protein MAEFVLTKLAESVLSQTVERITEHLIHEAASLKSVRDDVVLLQDELESLQGFIKSADAKQHHDQHLQRLVLKVKDVASDAEDVIETYIHKVSSSYIKAFHNKSVLAQVSFVRERIKVIYASMQGYGITSVAAGVDGTSSSMAELQQSLRRSSPNEEDKDLIILDESTRALTEELTKEEDQLRIVSVVGMGGLGKTTLAKKAFKSVKQHFDSATWVFLSQRFVPKDVFIEILTQILGKDKIEKLNALKEHDLIELLKEELKEKRYLVVLDDIWTIAAWDSIKRAFPQGKKGSKLLFTTRNREVATSADPSSSPVEPRVLKVEESWDLLQRKAFPRGGCPPEFKELGMEMAQKCGGLPLAVIVLGGLFSTKSSLDEWKRVLGDAKSYMNKVQSHQQYEGVNGILALSYYDLPYYLKPCFLYLGNFPEDSEMHKRQLVRLWIGEGFIPTTRTREEMKQTLEAVAEGYLEELIHRCMVQVEKRDHKGIGVKTCRMHDLMRDLCISKAREESFAQIIQQQHESNSSTDVSAASSFEHLDGSHSRRLVIHPGVDLCFKKPWACSTLFRKLLVCNNNPSSSSSSSLVESKWVEQQHRRWISKSGITFLMS from the exons ATGGCGGAGTTCGTGTTAACAAAATTAGCAGAGTCCGTCTTGTCCCAAACAGTAGAAAGAATCACTGAGCATCTCATTCATGAAGCTGCTTCCTTGAAGAGTGTGAGGGATGATGTGGTGCTTTTGCAAGATGAATTGGAGTCTCTTCAGGGCTTCATAAAAAGTGCAGATGCCAAGCAACACCATGACCAACACCTCCAACGCTTGGTACTAAAAGTCAAAGATGTAGCTTCTGATGCAGAGGATGTTATTGAGACTTACATCCATAAAGTTTCCTCCTCTTACATCAAAGCTTTCCATAATAAAAGTGTTCTCGCCCAGGTCAGCTTCGTAAGGGAGAGGATCAAAGTCATCTATGCAAGTATGCAGGGTTATGGGATCACATCTGTTGCTGCTGGAGTGGACGGGACGAGTAGTTCAATGGCAGAGCTGCAGCAGAGTTTGAGAAGATCATCCCCAAATGAAGAAGATAAGGATCTTATAATCTTGGATGAAAGCACCAGGGCTTTAACAGAAGAACTGACTAAGGAGGAAGATCAGCTCCGCATTGTCTCGGTAGTGGGCATGGGCGGTTTGGGTAAGACCACTCTTGCCAAGAAAGCGTTTAAAAGTGTTAAACAACATTTTGACTCTGCTACTTGGGTATTTTTATCTCAAAGATTTGTCCCAAAAGATGTTTTCATTGAAATCTTGACCCAGATTTTGGGAAAAGATAAAATAGAGAAATTGAATGCTTTGAAAGAGCATGATCTAATTGAATTGCTTAAGGAAGAGCTCAAAGAGAAGAGGTATCTGGTGGTCCTTGATGACATATGGACGATTGCAGCTTGGGATTCTATAAAACGTGCTTTCCCACAAGGAAAGAAGGGAAGCAAGCTTCTGTTTACCACTCGCAATAGAGAAGTAGCAACATCTGCTGATCCGTCGAGCTCCCCAGTTGAACCTCGTGTTTTGAAAGTGGAAGAGAGTTGGGACCTTCTACAACGAAAAGCATTCCCAAGAGGAGGTTGTCCACCAGAATTTAAGGAGTTGGGAATGGAGATGGCTCAAAAATGTGGAGGACTACCTCTTGCAGTGATTGTACTTGGAGGCTTGTTTAGTACAAAAAGTTCATTGGATGAATGGAAGAGGGTGTTGGGAGACGCAAAGTCATACATGAACAAAGTGCAATCACATCAACAATACGAAGGAGTGAATGGGATATTAGCCTTGAGCTACTATGATCTGCCTTACTACTTGAAGCCCTGTTTTCTATATTTGGGCAACTTCCCAGAGGATTCTGAAATGCACAAAAGACAATTGGTCCGATTATGGATAGGAGAAGGATTTATACCCACAACGAGGACAAGAGAAGAGATGAAACAAACATTGGAAGCTGTAGCAGAAGGATACTTGGAAGAGCTGATCCACAGGTGCATGGTTCAGGTGGAGAAAAGGGACCATAAAGGAATAGGTGTCAAAACATGCCGCATGCATGATCTTATGCGAGACTTGTGTATATCCAAGGCAAGAGAGGAAAGCTTTGCTCAGATTATCCAGCAGCAGCATGAGAGCAACTCGTCTACTGATGTTTCTGCAGCTTCTTCATTTGAGCATTTGGATGGTAGTCATTCTCGAAGACTAGTCATTCATCCTGGTGTTGATCTTTGTTTCAAAAAACCTTGGGCATGCAGCACCCTTTTCAGAAAGCTACTTGTTTGCAATAATAATCcatcttcttcgtcttcttcttcattgGTGGAGTCTAAGTGGGTGGAACAGCAG CACCGAAGGTGGATTTCCAAGTCTGGAATCACTTTCCTCATGTCATAG